CGCCGGTGAGGCATGTAGCGAGGCTCGAACTCCTGACTCAGGATGAGGTGTTGGATATGTTCAGCGTGTTCTCTAAGATCGTTGAAGCCATCGACAGGGAATACAGCCCTCAGGGGTATAACATAGGGGTCAATATGGGGAGGGTTGCCGGCGCTGGAATTGAATCACACGTACACGTACATGTAGTACCTCGGTGGCTGGGGGACACCAATTTCATGCCAGTAGTCTCAGGGACTAAGGTAATGCCTGAGACTCTGAGTACAACCTACTCTAGACTTAAGAGGAGACTTAAGTAGTTCCTTTCGTGCTGTTGCCGACCCTCGAGAAGTAGGGCTTTTCGATTGTAAAAAATATTTAATTATGACGGCAAAAATATTTAGTAGAACCCACCATAGGCTGGTGTCGCAGTGATGCACGCGTCATTCAGGAGTGAGAAGTACGTGTTGATAGCGCTCGGCGGTAATGCCTTCCAGTCTAAAGGTGACAAAGGAACTCCCGAGGATTACTGGAAGAACGCCTATAGAGCGGCTGAGACTGTGGTAAGGATAGTTAAGG
This window of the Zestosphaera sp. genome carries:
- a CDS encoding HIT domain-containing protein; this translates as MKILWAPWRMSYITKAFSEECIFCKAVGGNDEDNYVILRSNHSLAMLNLFPYNTAHVMIAPVRHVARLELLTQDEVLDMFSVFSKIVEAIDREYSPQGYNIGVNMGRVAGAGIESHVHVHVVPRWLGDTNFMPVVSGTKVMPETLSTTYSRLKRRLK